ACGAGGGCATCGTTCGCCGACACGAGCGACCAGTGCCGGTCGACCGCGAGCGCTGGATAAGGATCATGGCCCTTCAGCACGAGATCCACCGCCTGACGCATGCCGGCAAGGGCCGGGTCGTCGAGGGAACGCTGCGAATAGACGGGCGCGAAGCCCGCCGAGACCAGCATGATGTTGCGCTCTCGCAGCGGCATGTCGAGTTTCTCCGCAAGCAGCAGCACCATCTCCCGGCTCGGCTGCGAGCGACCGGTCTCGAGAAAGCTCAGATGGCGCGTGGAGATCTCGGCTTCGAGCGCGAGATCCATCTGGCTGAGGCGACGGCGCTGACGCCATTCGCGCAGGTAATCGCCTACATGTCGGTCGGTGGTCACGGGTCGGGTGCTCGCTGTTGTCATGGGTGGACCATAACGTGAGGCGCGTTCATCTTCCATGACCTCTGAGGTAATCGACTGCGCTCGGTCCTTACGAAATCCTGCATTCACGGTTGAGGCCCTCAGCCGACCGATGACAGGAGACCACCATGATGACGATCCAATCTTCCCCGCTTCTGCGCCAAGCCCTCGTGGCCGATGCCACCACCAGCGCGGCCTTCGGCCTCATGCTGCTGATCGGCGCCGGAGCCCTGAGCGGCATCTTCGGCCTGCCGGAAACGCTCCTGCGTGTTGCGGGCCTGGTTCTCTTGCCCTACGCGGCCTTCATCGGCTGGCTCGGCCTGCGGGAGCGGATCCAGAAGCCGGTCGCCTGGGCGGTGGTGCTCGGCAATGCCCTCTGGGTTCTCGACAGCGCCCTGCTGCTGATGAGCGGCTGGGTCTCGCCGACGAGCGCCGGCTATGCCTTCGTGATCGCACAGGCGCTCGTGGTGCTGATGTATGCGGAGTTCCAGTATGTCGGGCTGCGGCGCTCGACCGAGGCGATGGCGTGATCGTCCGTGCAGGGCGCATCATCTCTCCCCCTGCGGGAGAGATGATAACGCTGGAGCGGACTTCAACACGCAAATCGCATCCATACGTCATCACCGGCCTCGTGCCGGTGATCGCGATTGGCAGAGCGCATTGCTTCTCAGATGGGGATGGCCGGCACAAGGCCGTCCATGACGGAAAGAACTATCCCCTTGCGTCCCGCCCGTTGAACGGGATCGGCTTGATCTCGGACAGGTCTACCGTCTCCAGACAGCGCACGTTGATGGCCGCCATCGCCTCGCCCGTCGGCTGCTTGCCTTCGCCGAAGGTCGCCGAGCCGCAGGTGGAGCAGAAGCGGTGCTGGATGGTGTGCGTGTTGAAT
This region of Microvirga mediterraneensis genomic DNA includes:
- a CDS encoding GFA family protein, with product MALHKGSCHCGKVAYEVETDLDQVIECNCSICSRKGYLLNFVPRGALNIVRGEEDLATYTFNTHTIQHRFCSTCGSATFGEGKQPTGEAMAAINVRCLETVDLSEIKPIPFNGRDARG